In Carya illinoinensis cultivar Pawnee chromosome 9, C.illinoinensisPawnee_v1, whole genome shotgun sequence, the following are encoded in one genomic region:
- the LOC122275271 gene encoding 50S ribosomal protein 5 alpha, chloroplastic-like isoform X1, whose protein sequence is MAVQSLSFSPSLSSSSLSLSSSVSSSTWAITAGTPAYRFLMNPIDRHAKSFDGVCICAPTVTNKRAGIIAYVSLEVADGGGSQSESDDEVDLAFEKLPVDPKLQRKLEHKMRLKLSKKIRIRGKKLQRKRRMRKRGGWPPSR, encoded by the exons ATGGCAGTGCAGAGTTTGTCATTTTCCCCCTCTTTGTCGTCGTCGTCGCTCTCATTATCGTCAAGTGTATCATCATCGACATGGGCAATAACTGCAGGTACTCCAG CTTATAGGTTTCTTATGAATCCCATTGATCGGCATGCTAAATCTTTCGATGGAGTTTGCATTTGTGCCCCCACTGTGACCAACAAAAGGGCTGGAATTATTGCCTATGTGTCTTTGGAAGTTGCTGATGGTGGTGGGTCCCAGTCAGAAAGTGATGATGAAGTGGATCTGGCATTTGAGAAACTTCCAGTGGATCCAAAGCTCCAGCGGAAGCTGGAGCACAAGATGAGATTGAAATTGTCGAAGAAGATTAGGATTCGAGGAAAGAAGCTACAAAGGAAACGGAGGATGAGGAAGAGAGGCGGCTGGCCTCCTTCAAGGTGA
- the LOC122275271 gene encoding 50S ribosomal protein 5 alpha, chloroplastic-like isoform X2 gives MGNNCRYSRFLMNPIDRHAKSFDGVCICAPTVTNKRAGIIAYVSLEVADGGGSQSESDDEVDLAFEKLPVDPKLQRKLEHKMRLKLSKKIRIRGKKLQRKRRMRKRGGWPPSR, from the exons ATGGGCAATAACTGCAGGTACTCCAG GTTTCTTATGAATCCCATTGATCGGCATGCTAAATCTTTCGATGGAGTTTGCATTTGTGCCCCCACTGTGACCAACAAAAGGGCTGGAATTATTGCCTATGTGTCTTTGGAAGTTGCTGATGGTGGTGGGTCCCAGTCAGAAAGTGATGATGAAGTGGATCTGGCATTTGAGAAACTTCCAGTGGATCCAAAGCTCCAGCGGAAGCTGGAGCACAAGATGAGATTGAAATTGTCGAAGAAGATTAGGATTCGAGGAAAGAAGCTACAAAGGAAACGGAGGATGAGGAAGAGAGGCGGCTGGCCTCCTTCAAGGTGA